The following coding sequences lie in one Pseudomonas sp. B33.4 genomic window:
- a CDS encoding LysR substrate-binding domain-containing protein, which translates to MSENRWEGIDEFVAVAECSQFTAAAERLGVSSSHVSRQIVRLEERLQTRLLYRSTRRVTLTEAGQTFLQHCQRLQDGREEALRAVGDLTSEPKGMLRMTCAVAYGERFIVPLVTRFMGLYPQLRIDIELSNRQLDLVHEGLDLAIRLGRLQDSRLVATRLAPRRMFLCASPSYIERYGRPHSLSELSRHNCLIGSSDIWQLEQNGREFSQRVQGNWRCNSGQAVLDAALQGVGLCQLPDYYVLEHLHSGALISLLEAHQPPNTAVWALYPQQRHLSPKVRKLVDFLKVGLAERPEYRS; encoded by the coding sequence ATGTCCGAAAATCGCTGGGAAGGCATCGACGAGTTCGTCGCCGTTGCCGAATGCAGCCAGTTCACCGCCGCAGCCGAGCGCCTTGGGGTTTCTTCCTCCCATGTCAGTCGCCAAATCGTACGGTTGGAAGAGCGGCTTCAGACGCGTCTGCTTTATCGCAGTACCCGTCGCGTGACACTGACCGAGGCGGGGCAAACCTTTCTGCAACATTGCCAGCGCTTGCAGGACGGTCGCGAAGAAGCGCTGCGAGCGGTCGGCGATCTGACCAGCGAACCGAAAGGCATGCTGCGCATGACGTGTGCCGTGGCTTACGGCGAACGTTTTATCGTTCCGCTGGTGACGCGTTTCATGGGGCTTTATCCGCAGCTGCGCATCGATATCGAATTGAGCAACCGCCAGCTCGATCTGGTGCATGAAGGTCTGGATCTGGCGATTCGTTTGGGTCGCTTACAGGATTCGCGGCTGGTCGCGACGCGACTGGCGCCGAGGCGGATGTTTCTCTGCGCTTCACCGTCCTACATTGAACGGTACGGTCGCCCACACAGCTTGTCGGAACTGAGCCGGCACAATTGCCTGATCGGCAGCTCGGATATTTGGCAGCTTGAGCAAAATGGCCGAGAGTTTTCTCAGCGGGTGCAGGGGAACTGGCGCTGCAACAGTGGGCAGGCGGTGCTGGACGCGGCACTTCAGGGGGTTGGGTTGTGTCAGTTGCCGGATTACTACGTGTTGGAACATCTGCACAGCGGGGCGCTGATTTCGCTGCTGGAGGCGCATCAGCCGCCGAATACGGCGGTGTGGGCGCTGTATCCGCAACAGCGACATTTGTCGCCAAAGGTGCGCAAGTTGGTGGATTTTTTAAAGGTGGGATTGGCTGAACGACCGGAGTATCGAAGCTGA
- a CDS encoding S-(hydroxymethyl)glutathione dehydrogenase/class III alcohol dehydrogenase, giving the protein MIKSRAAVAFEAKKPLEIVEVDVAMPKAGEVLLRVVASGVCHTDAYTLSGADPEGIFPSILGHEGGAIVEAIGEGVTSVAVGDHVIPLYTPECGQCKFCKSGKTNLCQAIRATQGKGLMPDGTSRFSYKGETIFHYMGTSTFSEYTVLPEISVAKISKDAPLEKVCLLGCGVTTGIGAVLNTAKVKPGDTVAIFGLGGIGLSAVIGAVKAKAARIIAIDINPAKFEIAKQLGATDCVNPKDFDRPIQEVIVDMTDGGVDFSFECIGNVQLMRAALECCHKGWGESVIIGVAGAGQEIATRPFQLVTGRVWRGSAFGGVRGRTELPSYVDMAQSGEIPLDTFITHTMGLEDINKAFDLMHEGKSIRTVIHF; this is encoded by the coding sequence ATGATCAAGTCGCGCGCCGCCGTTGCCTTCGAGGCCAAGAAGCCGCTGGAAATCGTAGAAGTCGATGTCGCCATGCCCAAGGCCGGTGAAGTGCTGCTGCGTGTCGTCGCTTCCGGCGTTTGCCACACGGACGCCTACACCCTGTCCGGTGCTGACCCGGAAGGCATCTTCCCGTCGATCCTCGGTCACGAAGGTGGCGCCATCGTTGAAGCGATCGGCGAAGGCGTGACCTCGGTTGCCGTCGGTGATCACGTCATTCCGCTGTACACCCCGGAATGCGGCCAGTGCAAATTCTGCAAATCGGGCAAGACCAACCTGTGTCAGGCGATTCGCGCGACTCAAGGCAAAGGCTTGATGCCGGACGGCACTTCGCGTTTCTCCTACAAGGGCGAAACGATTTTCCACTACATGGGTACTTCCACGTTCTCGGAATACACCGTGTTGCCGGAAATCTCTGTGGCCAAAATCTCCAAGGACGCGCCACTGGAAAAAGTTTGCCTGTTGGGCTGTGGCGTCACCACCGGCATCGGTGCAGTGCTTAACACCGCCAAGGTCAAACCGGGTGACACCGTGGCGATCTTCGGTCTGGGTGGCATTGGTCTGTCTGCGGTGATCGGTGCCGTGAAAGCCAAGGCAGCACGCATCATCGCCATCGACATCAACCCGGCCAAGTTCGAAATCGCCAAGCAACTCGGTGCAACGGACTGTGTGAACCCGAAGGATTTCGATCGTCCGATTCAGGAAGTGATCGTCGACATGACCGATGGCGGCGTCGATTTCTCCTTCGAATGTATCGGCAACGTGCAACTGATGCGCGCCGCGCTCGAGTGCTGCCATAAAGGCTGGGGCGAATCCGTGATCATCGGTGTGGCCGGTGCCGGTCAGGAAATCGCCACCCGTCCATTCCAGTTGGTGACCGGTCGTGTCTGGCGTGGTTCGGCATTCGGTGGTGTTCGTGGTCGTACCGAATTGCCAAGCTACGTCGATATGGCGCAGAGCGGCGAGATCCCGCTGGATACTTTCATCACTCACACCATGGGTCTGGAAGACATCAACAAGGCCTTCGACCTGATGCACGAAGGCAAGAGCATCCGTACCGTCATTCATTTCTAA